A window of Brachybacterium fresconis contains these coding sequences:
- a CDS encoding iron chelate uptake ABC transporter family permease subunit encodes MDEPVTRTVPSGRRLGAATGDEHVDVSTAPTDTAEDIAPLAVPRRPRGGSGAFADRRSRLRYRIVLGTLVVLAAGFGLGLLAIDNPMPIGSRGFWLIAELRATSLVVMGVAAFCQGTATIAFQTVTSNRIITPSIMGFESLYTAIQTTAVYVLGVAGVVALQGTGQFLIQVALMVALSVLLYGWLLRGRYANIQVMLLIGVVLGGGLGAVSSFMQRLLTPSEFDVLTARLFGSVSNASVEYLPYAIPLCLVAGVLIWLNARTLNVIALGRDVCINVGVDHGRQTICTLVLVSILMAVSTALIGPMTFFGFLVATLTYQAAGTHDHRRLLPVGVLVGFVILAGAYFLMNHVFYAQGVVSIIIELVGGSVFLAVILRKGRL; translated from the coding sequence ATGGATGAGCCCGTCACGCGCACCGTCCCCTCCGGCCGCCGGCTCGGGGCCGCCACCGGCGATGAGCACGTCGACGTCTCCACGGCGCCCACCGACACCGCGGAGGACATCGCTCCGCTCGCCGTCCCCCGTCGGCCCCGCGGCGGCTCGGGAGCCTTCGCCGATCGACGGTCCCGGCTCCGCTACCGGATCGTGCTGGGCACGCTGGTGGTGCTCGCGGCGGGCTTCGGCCTGGGCCTGCTCGCGATCGACAACCCGATGCCGATCGGCAGCCGCGGCTTCTGGTTGATCGCCGAGCTCCGGGCCACCTCGCTGGTCGTGATGGGCGTGGCCGCGTTCTGCCAGGGCACCGCCACCATCGCCTTCCAGACGGTCACCAGCAACCGCATCATCACCCCCTCGATCATGGGCTTCGAATCGCTGTACACGGCGATCCAGACCACCGCCGTGTACGTCCTCGGCGTGGCCGGGGTGGTCGCCCTGCAGGGCACCGGGCAGTTCCTGATCCAGGTCGCGCTGATGGTGGCGCTGTCCGTGCTGCTGTACGGCTGGCTGCTGCGCGGCCGCTACGCGAACATCCAGGTGATGCTGCTGATCGGGGTCGTGCTCGGAGGTGGCCTCGGAGCGGTCTCGAGCTTCATGCAGCGCCTGCTGACCCCCAGCGAGTTCGACGTGCTCACCGCGCGCCTGTTCGGCTCGGTGTCCAATGCGAGCGTGGAGTACCTGCCCTACGCGATCCCGCTGTGCCTGGTGGCCGGGGTGCTGATCTGGCTGAACGCCCGCACGCTGAACGTCATCGCGCTGGGCCGCGACGTGTGCATCAACGTCGGCGTCGATCACGGTCGCCAGACCATCTGCACGCTGGTGCTGGTCTCGATCCTGATGGCGGTCTCCACCGCCCTGATCGGACCGATGACCTTCTTCGGCTTCCTGGTCGCGACGCTGACCTACCAGGCCGCCGGCACCCACGACCACCGGCGGCTGCTCCCGGTGGGCGTGCTGGTCGGCTTCGTCATCCTCGCCGGCGCTTATTTCCTCATGAACCACGTGTTCTATGCGCAGGGCGTCGTGTCCATCATCATCGAGCTCGTCGGCGGGAGCGTCTTCCTCGCCGTCATCCTGCGGAAGGGGCGCCTGTGA
- a CDS encoding 2TM domain-containing protein, translating to METPSESTDVPSTGRDDETELRHRAVKNLRARRGFAGQVVIYVLINALLIWVWARDGFGFPWPVFVVVFWGLGLFWQAWGLFGPGESEDRVRQEMDRLRGAR from the coding sequence ATGGAAACGCCGTCCGAGAGCACCGACGTCCCCTCGACGGGCCGCGACGACGAGACGGAGCTGCGCCACAGAGCCGTGAAGAACCTGCGGGCGCGACGCGGCTTCGCGGGCCAGGTCGTCATCTACGTGCTGATCAACGCCCTGCTGATCTGGGTCTGGGCACGCGACGGCTTCGGGTTCCCGTGGCCGGTGTTCGTCGTGGTCTTCTGGGGGCTCGGCCTGTTCTGGCAGGCGTGGGGGCTGTTCGGCCCGGGCGAGAGCGAGGACCGCGTCCGCCAGGAGATGGACCGCCTGCGCGGCGCGCGCTGA
- a CDS encoding siderophore ABC transporter substrate-binding protein, whose protein sequence is MTASSRFSRRHFGAASAVGALGLALTACGTSTGAADDAGAKDAGASGTVEVEDNNGTHAVEVPPTSVVATDNRTFETLQAWGVPLTAAARALMPSTNPYKDDESIIDLGNHREPDLEAVVAAEPTLIINGQRFAQYHDDFSKYAPDAVILELDPREEEPFAEELKRQVSTLGTIFEKEAEAKELASGLDAAMERVAAAYDGSSTVMAVTVSGGEIGFIAPGQGRTLGWAFDAFDLVPALEVDGASDDHQGDDISVEAIASSNPDWILVMDRDAAISAEDPSYQPAADVLEASEALAGVTAIAEGNLVYMPADTYTNESIQTYTEYFESLADSLEATA, encoded by the coding sequence ATGACTGCGTCCTCCCGGTTCTCCCGCCGCCACTTCGGCGCCGCCTCCGCCGTCGGCGCCCTCGGCCTCGCCCTGACCGCCTGCGGCACGTCCACGGGAGCCGCCGACGATGCCGGGGCGAAGGACGCAGGCGCGTCAGGCACCGTCGAGGTCGAGGACAACAACGGCACCCACGCCGTCGAGGTGCCTCCGACGTCCGTGGTCGCGACCGACAACCGCACCTTCGAGACCCTCCAGGCCTGGGGCGTCCCGCTCACCGCCGCCGCGCGGGCGCTCATGCCCTCGACCAACCCGTACAAGGACGACGAGTCGATCATCGATCTCGGCAACCACCGCGAGCCCGACCTCGAGGCCGTGGTCGCCGCCGAGCCCACGCTGATCATCAACGGTCAGCGCTTCGCGCAGTATCACGACGACTTCAGCAAGTACGCTCCCGACGCCGTCATCCTCGAGCTCGACCCCCGCGAGGAGGAGCCCTTCGCCGAGGAGCTCAAGCGCCAGGTCTCCACCCTCGGGACGATCTTCGAGAAGGAGGCCGAGGCGAAGGAGCTGGCCAGCGGCCTCGATGCCGCGATGGAGCGCGTCGCCGCCGCCTACGACGGCTCCTCCACCGTCATGGCCGTCACCGTCTCCGGCGGCGAGATCGGCTTCATCGCCCCCGGCCAGGGCCGCACCCTGGGCTGGGCCTTCGACGCCTTCGACCTCGTCCCCGCGCTCGAGGTCGACGGCGCCAGCGACGACCATCAGGGCGACGACATCTCCGTCGAGGCCATCGCGAGCTCGAACCCCGACTGGATCCTGGTCATGGACCGTGACGCCGCGATCTCCGCGGAGGACCCCTCCTACCAGCCGGCCGCCGATGTCCTCGAGGCCTCCGAGGCCCTGGCCGGGGTCACCGCGATCGCCGAGGGGAACCTCGTCTACATGCCGGCGGACACCTACACCAACGAATCCATCCAGACCTACACCGAGTACTTCGAGTCCCTGGCCGACTCCCTCGAGGCCACGGCCTGA
- a CDS encoding aldo/keto reductase → MTAPSPTVPVLALHDGRSIPQLGYGVFKVENEVAADVTAQALQAGYRHLDTAKVYGNEEGVGRAIRDSGVPREELFVTTKLWNDAQRFDDAIAACEASLERLGLEYVDLYLVHWAAPAQGTYVEAWRALIELQRRGLVRSIGVSNYPLQQLTEAIEATGVAPAVHQIELHPYFQQRELRAIHAQHGILTEAWGPLGQGKSDLLENATITAVAAAHEATTAQVVLAWHLAKGIITIPKSVTPSRIVENLAAARLTLTAEEVASIDALDRPDGRGGADPATKTA, encoded by the coding sequence ATGACCGCCCCATCCCCCACGGTCCCCGTCCTGGCGCTGCACGACGGCCGCTCGATCCCGCAGCTCGGGTACGGCGTCTTCAAGGTCGAGAACGAGGTGGCCGCCGATGTGACCGCGCAGGCCCTCCAGGCCGGGTACCGCCACCTCGACACCGCGAAGGTCTACGGCAACGAGGAGGGCGTGGGCCGCGCGATCCGCGACTCCGGGGTGCCGCGCGAGGAGCTGTTCGTGACCACCAAGCTGTGGAACGACGCCCAGCGCTTCGATGACGCGATCGCAGCCTGCGAGGCCTCCCTCGAGCGGCTGGGCCTGGAGTACGTCGATCTCTACCTGGTGCATTGGGCGGCTCCTGCCCAAGGCACCTACGTCGAGGCGTGGAGGGCGCTGATCGAGCTGCAGCGACGCGGTCTGGTGCGCTCGATCGGCGTCTCGAACTACCCCCTCCAGCAGCTGACCGAGGCGATCGAGGCCACGGGCGTGGCTCCCGCGGTCCACCAGATCGAGCTGCACCCGTACTTCCAGCAGCGCGAGCTGCGCGCGATCCACGCCCAGCACGGGATCCTCACCGAGGCGTGGGGGCCGCTGGGGCAGGGCAAGTCCGACCTGCTCGAGAACGCCACGATCACCGCCGTCGCCGCAGCGCACGAGGCGACCACTGCGCAGGTGGTGCTGGCCTGGCACCTCGCGAAGGGCATCATCACGATCCCCAAGTCGGTCACGCCCTCCCGGATCGTGGAGAACCTCGCCGCGGCCCGGCTCACGCTGACCGCCGAGGAGGTCGCGTCGATCGACGCCCTCGACCGTCCTGACGGCCGCGGCGGCGCGGACCCGGCGACCAAGACGGCCTGA
- a CDS encoding ABC transporter ATP-binding protein → MISIDAVRKQYTSSSGTVEIGPVTLEIPSGGVTALVGPNGAGKSTLLTMAGRLLGIDEGAIEVAGYDVGSTASKDLAKILSVLRQENHFITRLTVRQLVGFGRFPYSKGRLTPLDEQKISEAIDFLHLDDLEDRYLDQLSGGQRQRAYVAMVLAQDTEYVLLDEPLNNLDMRHSVQMMGRLRDAARELGRTVVVVLHDINFAAHYADHIIAMKEGGVLEAGPVAEIMDGAVLSRVFDTPVQVIDGPTGPLAVYF, encoded by the coding sequence GTGATCTCCATCGATGCCGTGCGCAAGCAGTACACCTCGTCCTCCGGGACCGTCGAGATCGGCCCGGTCACCCTCGAGATCCCCTCCGGCGGCGTCACCGCCCTGGTGGGTCCCAACGGAGCCGGGAAATCGACGCTGCTGACGATGGCGGGACGGCTGCTGGGGATCGACGAGGGTGCGATCGAGGTGGCCGGCTACGACGTGGGCTCCACCGCCTCGAAGGACCTCGCCAAGATCCTCTCGGTGCTGCGGCAGGAGAACCACTTCATCACCCGCCTCACCGTGCGCCAGCTGGTGGGCTTCGGCCGCTTCCCCTACTCGAAGGGGCGGCTGACGCCGCTGGACGAGCAGAAGATCTCCGAGGCCATCGACTTCCTGCACCTCGACGATCTCGAGGACCGCTACCTCGACCAGCTCTCCGGCGGCCAGCGCCAGCGCGCCTACGTGGCGATGGTGCTGGCCCAGGACACCGAGTACGTGCTGCTGGACGAGCCGCTGAACAACCTCGACATGCGCCACAGCGTGCAGATGATGGGCCGCCTGCGCGACGCCGCCCGCGAGCTCGGGCGCACCGTCGTCGTCGTGCTGCACGACATCAACTTCGCCGCCCACTACGCCGATCACATCATCGCCATGAAGGAGGGCGGCGTCCTCGAGGCCGGACCGGTCGCCGAGATCATGGATGGTGCCGTTCTCTCGCGCGTGTTCGACACCCCGGTGCAGGTCATCGACGGGCCGACGGGACCGCTCGCGGTGTATTTCTGA
- a CDS encoding DMT family transporter, with translation MSTLALTLVLVAALCHAVWNLAAKRVTSGGYAFVWCYDVGSVVLWAPLALITLARADVGFSPAVVLAPLVSGLIHVAYQLTLQTGYARADLGVVYPVARGVGPVLSMAIAILVLGERPGWVAAVGALVVIGGIVVVATGRSVAGRHGIRAGVLWGTATGAAIAAYTLWDSYSVTTLGLPPVSYFVTTCLWQVLLMTPTLLRRHREDVVPVVRTHWREVLLVAALSPLAYVLVLEAMRTAPVSLVAPARESSIVVGSLLAWWLFKEPDPLRRMLGAAIVLGGIVLIAV, from the coding sequence ATGAGCACTCTCGCCCTGACCCTGGTCCTCGTGGCGGCGCTCTGCCACGCGGTGTGGAACCTCGCCGCGAAGCGGGTGACCAGCGGTGGCTACGCCTTCGTGTGGTGCTACGACGTGGGATCGGTGGTGCTGTGGGCGCCGCTGGCGCTGATCACCCTGGCGCGGGCCGACGTCGGGTTCTCGCCCGCCGTCGTCCTCGCTCCGCTGGTCTCGGGACTGATCCACGTCGCCTACCAGCTGACGCTGCAGACCGGCTACGCCCGCGCCGACCTCGGCGTGGTCTATCCCGTCGCGCGGGGCGTCGGCCCCGTGCTGTCCATGGCGATCGCGATCCTCGTGCTCGGCGAGCGGCCGGGATGGGTCGCCGCCGTCGGCGCGCTGGTGGTCATCGGCGGGATCGTGGTGGTGGCGACGGGGAGGTCGGTCGCGGGGCGCCACGGGATCCGCGCCGGGGTCCTCTGGGGCACGGCGACCGGAGCGGCGATCGCCGCGTACACGCTGTGGGACAGCTACTCGGTGACGACGCTGGGACTGCCGCCGGTGAGCTACTTCGTGACCACCTGCCTGTGGCAGGTGCTGCTCATGACGCCCACCCTGCTGCGGCGCCACCGCGAGGACGTCGTGCCCGTCGTCCGCACCCACTGGCGCGAGGTCCTGCTGGTCGCGGCGCTGTCACCCCTGGCCTATGTGCTGGTCCTGGAGGCCATGCGCACGGCGCCGGTCTCCCTGGTCGCGCCCGCCCGGGAGTCGAGCATCGTGGTCGGCTCCCTGCTGGCCTGGTGGTTGTTCAAGGAGCCGGATCCGCTGAGACGGATGCTGGGGGCGGCGATCGTGCTCGGCGGGATCGTGCTCATCGCGGTGTGA
- a CDS encoding ABC transporter permease produces the protein MPPPTLITAAPPARHRGRERLLDGKLVIGIVVVALLLVASLFTGVYDVVGTEEGAEMFAITRIPRTIALVLAGAAMAMSGLIMQLMTQNRFVEPSTTGTTEWAGLGLILVMIVSPQADLLTRMTVAIIFSFVGTMVFFAFLRKVTLRSSLIVPIIGIMLGAVVGSVSTFVALQFDALQNLGVWFAGSFTSVLRGQYEVLWIVLLVGIAVFFVADRLTVAGLGEDIATNVGVNYQRVLLLGTGLVAVATGVVTVVVGNLPFLGLIVPNVVSMIRGDDLRSNLPWVCLLGIGIVTVCDLVGRIVIMPFEVPVSLILGILGAAVFIALLLRQRRHG, from the coding sequence ATGCCCCCTCCCACTCTCATCACCGCTGCGCCGCCCGCCCGGCATCGCGGCCGCGAGCGCCTGCTCGACGGCAAGCTCGTGATCGGCATCGTGGTGGTGGCGCTGCTCCTGGTGGCCTCGCTCTTCACCGGCGTCTACGACGTCGTCGGGACCGAGGAAGGCGCCGAGATGTTCGCGATCACCCGCATCCCCCGTACCATCGCGCTGGTGCTGGCCGGCGCCGCGATGGCCATGTCCGGGCTGATCATGCAGCTGATGACGCAGAACCGCTTCGTGGAGCCGTCGACGACGGGCACCACCGAGTGGGCGGGGCTCGGCCTCATCCTGGTCATGATCGTCAGCCCGCAGGCGGACCTGCTGACCCGGATGACCGTCGCGATCATCTTCTCCTTCGTCGGCACCATGGTGTTCTTCGCGTTCCTGCGCAAGGTCACCCTGCGCAGCTCCCTGATCGTGCCGATCATCGGCATCATGCTGGGTGCCGTCGTCGGCTCGGTCTCCACCTTCGTGGCGCTGCAGTTCGACGCCCTGCAGAACCTCGGGGTCTGGTTCGCCGGATCCTTCACCTCGGTGCTGCGTGGCCAGTACGAGGTCCTGTGGATCGTGCTGCTGGTGGGGATCGCCGTCTTCTTCGTGGCGGATCGGCTCACCGTCGCGGGGCTCGGCGAGGACATCGCCACCAACGTCGGCGTGAACTACCAGCGGGTGCTGCTGCTGGGCACCGGGCTGGTCGCGGTCGCCACCGGCGTGGTCACCGTGGTGGTCGGCAACCTGCCCTTCCTCGGCCTGATCGTGCCCAACGTGGTCTCGATGATCCGCGGCGACGACCTGCGCAGCAACCTCCCCTGGGTGTGCCTGCTCGGCATCGGGATCGTCACCGTCTGCGACCTCGTCGGCCGCATCGTCATCATGCCGTTCGAGGTGCCGGTCTCCCTGATCCTGGGCATCCTCGGCGCGGCCGTGTTCATCGCCCTCCTGCTCCGGCAGCGCCGCCATGGATGA
- a CDS encoding phosphatase PAP2 family protein, giving the protein MTIPSADPEGRGRALRRAAPPALGVLGAILLAAALGGLIRAVPAVGALDERLVAAAGTTLTMPERTLALGLDAIFDPLVAAPLTVAVVLVVALARRSPREGARTGILILVPWAATGVLKVIVRRPRPEVELLGDRLVPLPETFSFPSGHTTVAAALCLAILLALPAGWGRRLGGALAAVMVAATAWSRVALGLHHPTDVLVSALLAPVLVVLLARWLDAVRPTEDPR; this is encoded by the coding sequence GTGACCATCCCGTCGGCCGACCCCGAGGGGCGCGGCCGCGCGCTCCGCCGCGCAGCCCCGCCAGCCCTCGGCGTGCTCGGGGCGATCCTGCTGGCCGCGGCGCTGGGAGGGCTGATCCGGGCCGTGCCGGCCGTGGGGGCGCTCGACGAGCGCCTCGTCGCGGCCGCCGGAACGACCCTCACCATGCCGGAGCGGACGCTCGCGCTCGGCCTCGACGCGATCTTCGATCCGCTGGTCGCGGCGCCCCTGACCGTCGCGGTCGTGCTGGTCGTCGCGCTCGCACGGCGCAGCCCCCGGGAGGGAGCGCGCACGGGGATCCTGATCCTCGTGCCCTGGGCGGCGACCGGGGTCCTGAAGGTCATCGTCCGCCGTCCCCGCCCCGAGGTGGAGCTGCTGGGTGACCGGCTCGTGCCGCTGCCGGAGACCTTCAGCTTCCCCAGCGGGCACACCACGGTCGCCGCAGCGCTCTGCCTGGCGATCCTGCTCGCCCTTCCGGCCGGGTGGGGCCGACGGCTCGGCGGCGCGCTCGCCGCGGTGATGGTCGCGGCGACCGCGTGGTCGCGCGTGGCGCTCGGCCTGCATCACCCCACGGACGTGCTGGTCTCTGCACTGCTGGCGCCGGTGCTGGTGGTGCTGCTGGCGAGATGGCTCGACGCCGTCCGGCCGACGGAAGATCCGCGCTGA